One window of the Xiphias gladius isolate SHS-SW01 ecotype Sanya breed wild chromosome 11, ASM1685928v1, whole genome shotgun sequence genome contains the following:
- the LOC120796674 gene encoding SPARC-like protein 1, which produces MNLSLTFASFLLLSLHSCTAMGGRAQHRQRQAEESLRPYIGRVEPEKLCELLKCSSPVGSWCQVVQESRVLVPKCVCLQSCPRQRAPVCSVLGKTYGNECLLHKEACRKRRRIGLAHTGPCLVPKAKCTEEELGQFPYRLLDWFLLLSRMGESYAPAAPPQSCLSHTQRTQLAKQRFTLLDKNKDGKLSHRDLRKLRYKRRPLEHCAKPFFQSCDHNMSRKVTLREWTTFLVDRSEAWFYHFLSMRMGSRKLCPTIQENNIGHEKRAINPCFWIVL; this is translated from the exons ATGAACCTGAGCTTGACCTTTGCCTCGTTTCTGCTCCTCAGTCTTCACTCTTGTACAGCCATG ggaggCAGAGCCcagcacagacagagacaagctGAGGAGAGCCTGAGACCATATATTGGCAGAGTAGAGCCAG AAAAGCTTTGTGAGTTGCTGAAATGCAGTAGTCCAGTGGGATCTTGGTGCCAGGTAGTTCAGGAAAGTAGAGTCCTGGTCCCCAAATGTGTTTGTCTTCAGTCCTGTCCACG GCAGAGGGCACcagtgtgcagtgttttgggaAAAACCTATGGGAATGAGTGTTTGCTGCATAAAGAAGCCTGCAGAAAGAGAAGACGCATTGGACTGGCTCACACAGGACCCTGTCTGG TGCCCAAGGCTAAATGCACTGAGGAGGAATTAGGCCAGTTTCCATATCGTCTCCTGGACTGGTTTCTGCTCCTGAGTCGCATGGGGGAGTCCTACGCACCTGCTGCCCCGCCCCAGAGCTGCCTCAGCCACACCCAGAGGACACAACTAGCAAAG CAAAGATTTACCCTACTGGACAAGAACAAAGATGGCAAGTTGAGCCACAGGGACCTGAGGAAGCTGCGTTACAAGAGGAGGCCACTGGAGCACTGTGCGAAACCATTCTTTCA GTCATGTGACCATAACATGAGCAGGAAGGTGACCCTGCGAGAGTGGACGACCTTTCTGGTGGATCGCTCTGAGGCCTGGTTCTACCATTTCCTGT CGATGAGAATGGGTTCCCGCAAGCTGTGTCCCACAATCCAAGAGAACAACATTGGACATGAGAAAAGGGCCATAAACCCCTGCTTCTGGATTGTGCTTTAA